The Castor canadensis chromosome X, mCasCan1.hap1v2, whole genome shotgun sequence genome includes a region encoding these proteins:
- the LOC109687674 gene encoding DET1 homolog isoform X1, which yields MEHHISTLKPRKIQNQNVVHRLECRRIGSGKAGTHWHQVRRFHQNVFPNFTVVNVDKPPCILRKFSPDGRYFIGFSSDQTSLEIYGYRGCQAAEDLLQGCEGKTLPYGNDQRAVNIRNQLFECFFVLFHRTKVVSNGEHLNLDCSLFTDDCRYVIVGSSVHLLDEPQPPFYEIHQNSESVTLNPWTPLEDYSIHIIDLHTGRLCDRRTFNCDKVVLSHNQGLYLYKDTLAILSVQQQTIHVFQVTQEGTLIDVRTIGRFCYEDDLLTVSAVFPEGQGDSETGVAYPFRDPFINSLKHRLLVYLWRQAEQDGNALAKRRYFRCFDQLRKLRMWKMQLLDENHLFIKYTSEDVVTLRVADPDQASFFVVYNMVTTEVIAVFENTSEELLELFENFCDFFRNANLHSAVQFPCSSSSNNFARQIQSRFKNTIINARYGGRTEAVRWVLGQFPISAQSYSGSPYLDLSLFSYDDKWVSAMERPKTCADHAIRFYARDSGLLKFEIQAGLLGRPTTHVLRRLVAFAFHPFEPFAISVQRINAEYVINFHMRHSCT from the coding sequence ATGGAGCATCATATTTCTACCCTTAAGCCACGAAAAATTCAAAACCAGAATGTGGTTCACCGCTTGGAGTGCCGGCGAATCGGTTCAGGCAAAGCAGGTACCCACTGGCACCAAGTTCGAAGGTTCCACCAAAATGTCTTCCCCAATTTCACAGTTGTCAATGTGGACAAGCCTCCCTGTATCTTGCGTAAATTCTCTCCTGATGGACGCTACTTTATTGGGTTTTCTTCTGACCAGACATCTCTTGAAATCTATGGGTACCGGGGCTGCCAGGCAGCAGAGGACTTACTTCAGGGATGTGAGGGGAAGACCCTGCCCTATGGCAATGACCAGAGGGCAGTCAACATCCGGAACCAGCTCTTTGAATGCTTTTTTGTCCTGTTTCATCGTACCAAAGTAGTATCCAATGGTGAACACTTGAACCTGGATTGCAGCCTCTTCACTGATGACTGCCGGTATGTCATTGTGGGCTCCTCTGTTCACCTCCTGGATGAGCCTCAACCTCCTTTCTATGAGATACATCAGAACAGTGAGTCAGTGACCCTCAACCCTTGGACCCCTTTGGAGGACTATTCCATCCACATCATTGACCTTCACACTGGCCGCTTATGTGACAGACGCACATTTAACTGTGATAAAGTAGTCCTGTCACACAACCAAGGGCTGTACTTGTACAAAGACACCTTGGCCATCTTGTCCGTACAGCAGCAGACCATCCACGTCTTCCAGGTGACTCAGGAAGGCACTCTCATTGATGTACGGACCATCGGCCGCTTCTGCTATGAGGATGACCTGCTCACTGTGTCGGCCGTTTTCCCTGAGGGGCAGGGGGACAGTGAGACAGGCGTAGCCTACCCTTTTAGGGATCCTTTCATCAATTCACTGAAACACCGGCTTCTGGTGTACCTGTGGCGCCAGGCAGAACAGGATGGTAACGCATTGGCCAAGAGGCGCTACTTCCGGTGCTTTGACCAACTGCGGAAGCTGCGCATGTGGAAAATGCAACTTCTGGATGAAAATCATCTGTTTATCAAGTACACCAGTGAGGATGTAGTGACACTGAGGGTCGCCGATCCAGATCAAGCATCTTTCTTTGTGGTGTACAATATGGTGACAACTGAAGTGATTGCTGTGTTTGAGAATACATCAGAGGAGCTTTTGGAGCTCTTTGAAAACTTCTGTGATTTCTTCCGTAATGCTAACCTACACAGTGCAGTCCAGTTTCCTTGCTCATCTTCTAGCAACAACTTTGCAAGGCAGATCCAGAGCCGGTTcaaaaatacaattataaatgCCAGGTATGGAGGGCGTACGGAGGCAGTGCGTTGGGTGCTGGGTCAGTTCCCCATCAGTGCTCAATCTTACAGTGGTAGCCCCTACCTGGATTTGTCTCTCTTCAGCTATGATGACAAGTGGGTGTCAGCCATGGAAAGACCTAAAACTTGTGCAGATCACGCTATTAGGTTCTACGCCCGAGACTCTGGCCTGCTCAAGTTTGAGATCCAGGCAGGCTTATTGGGACGCCCTACCACCCATGTCTTGCGACGTCTTGTTGCTTTTGCCTTTCACCCTTTTGAACCTTTTGCTATCTCTGTGCAGAGGATTAACGCTGAGTATGTTATCAATTTCCACATGCGACACTCCTGCACATAG
- the LOC109687674 gene encoding DET1 homolog isoform X2, whose product MEHHISTLKPRKIQNQNVVHRLECRRIGSGKAGTHWHQVRRFHQNVFPNFTVVNVDKPPCILRKFSPDGRYFIGFSSDQTSLEIYGYRGCQAAEDLLQGCEGKTLPYGNDQRAVNIRNQLFECFFVLFHRTKVVSNGEHLNLDCSLFTDDCRYVIVGSSVHLLDEPQPPFYEIHQNSESVTLNPWTPLEDYSIHIIDLHTGRLCDRRTFNCDKVVLSHNQGLYLYKDTLAILSVQQQTIHVFQVTQEGTLIDVRTIGRFCYEDDLLTVSAVFPEGQGDSETGVAYPFRDPFINSLKHRLLVYLWRQAEQDGNALAKRRYFRCFDQLRKLRMWKMQLLDENHLFIKYTSEDVVTLRVADPDQASFFVVYNMVTTEVIAVFENTSEELLELFENFCDFFRNANLHSAVQFPCSSSSNNFARQIQSRFYARDSGLLKFEIQAGLLGRPTTHVLRRLVAFAFHPFEPFAISVQRINAEYVINFHMRHSCT is encoded by the exons ATGGAGCATCATATTTCTACCCTTAAGCCACGAAAAATTCAAAACCAGAATGTGGTTCACCGCTTGGAGTGCCGGCGAATCGGTTCAGGCAAAGCAGGTACCCACTGGCACCAAGTTCGAAGGTTCCACCAAAATGTCTTCCCCAATTTCACAGTTGTCAATGTGGACAAGCCTCCCTGTATCTTGCGTAAATTCTCTCCTGATGGACGCTACTTTATTGGGTTTTCTTCTGACCAGACATCTCTTGAAATCTATGGGTACCGGGGCTGCCAGGCAGCAGAGGACTTACTTCAGGGATGTGAGGGGAAGACCCTGCCCTATGGCAATGACCAGAGGGCAGTCAACATCCGGAACCAGCTCTTTGAATGCTTTTTTGTCCTGTTTCATCGTACCAAAGTAGTATCCAATGGTGAACACTTGAACCTGGATTGCAGCCTCTTCACTGATGACTGCCGGTATGTCATTGTGGGCTCCTCTGTTCACCTCCTGGATGAGCCTCAACCTCCTTTCTATGAGATACATCAGAACAGTGAGTCAGTGACCCTCAACCCTTGGACCCCTTTGGAGGACTATTCCATCCACATCATTGACCTTCACACTGGCCGCTTATGTGACAGACGCACATTTAACTGTGATAAAGTAGTCCTGTCACACAACCAAGGGCTGTACTTGTACAAAGACACCTTGGCCATCTTGTCCGTACAGCAGCAGACCATCCACGTCTTCCAGGTGACTCAGGAAGGCACTCTCATTGATGTACGGACCATCGGCCGCTTCTGCTATGAGGATGACCTGCTCACTGTGTCGGCCGTTTTCCCTGAGGGGCAGGGGGACAGTGAGACAGGCGTAGCCTACCCTTTTAGGGATCCTTTCATCAATTCACTGAAACACCGGCTTCTGGTGTACCTGTGGCGCCAGGCAGAACAGGATGGTAACGCATTGGCCAAGAGGCGCTACTTCCGGTGCTTTGACCAACTGCGGAAGCTGCGCATGTGGAAAATGCAACTTCTGGATGAAAATCATCTGTTTATCAAGTACACCAGTGAGGATGTAGTGACACTGAGGGTCGCCGATCCAGATCAAGCATCTTTCTTTGTGGTGTACAATATGGTGACAACTGAAGTGATTGCTGTGTTTGAGAATACATCAGAGGAGCTTTTGGAGCTCTTTGAAAACTTCTGTGATTTCTTCCGTAATGCTAACCTACACAGTGCAGTCCAGTTTCCTTGCTCATCTTCTAGCAACAACTTTGCAAGGCAGATCCAGAGCCG GTTCTACGCCCGAGACTCTGGCCTGCTCAAGTTTGAGATCCAGGCAGGCTTATTGGGACGCCCTACCACCCATGTCTTGCGACGTCTTGTTGCTTTTGCCTTTCACCCTTTTGAACCTTTTGCTATCTCTGTGCAGAGGATTAACGCTGAGTATGTTATCAATTTCCACATGCGACACTCCTGCACATAG